The genome window GCTCTACGGCTACGCCATTAAAATCCTCACAGTAATTAACTTAGCAGCGATGTTGTGAAGGTCGACTGGGTGCCTAATTATGTCATGATTGTTGATCGAGTGACGCAGGTTCCCAAAACCCGGAAATGAGTCAGCAGTTTTGCAATTGTGATTCCCTCGTCGAAAAGTCGATTGGTTATTGTAATAAGATTTAGTTTATTGGTTTAGTTGTCAGGGACCATGTACAAAAAGAACATAAATCATAAAGAGATAAATTGCTTTGTACCAGATTATAGCAGtttgctaatttccatctgctgTTTCTGGGCAGGTCAACACAAATACAATTCAATAACATAAACACATTTGATATTTCAACATATTTCACAAGTGCATGCTTTATACTAAACACACCCTGCTGTAGGTGCCAGCCACACCACGATTATttagatgcctgaaataagCTCTTTGACCAACACAAGCTTAAgaaatgtttacattttgttgTGTTCCCACATTAAATACTTCCATTCATTTACTTTAAAACGATGAAAAAAACATTAGCTTGTATAACCACTGGCAACTCCCAAAAAGTGGTGTCCATTGGTCAAGTTCATCTTGCCGATGAAAGTGTAAGTAGTGATTTTTCCTACAATAATTCAATAGAACAATCCCGATGGTTTTTTGCCGAGGGAACCAGGGTGAGGCTAACTTCTGGACGGGCCTTTAAAAATACATTACCCCTGCATCACTCATATAGCCCCTCCTTCTTTCTGTGCAACATGATGTATACAAGGCGTCATCAGGAAACTCAGAAGGAGAAATGTGTTCAGAAATGCAGCAGCTGTAAATCCAcagcagagagggggggggggggggggtgaagcaCAGATTGTTTGGGGGAAACACACCTGCTCGACAgctttgaaaaagagatcaaagcATGTCCTCTAATGACAGCACTTTGAACAACACACATGCTTCACCCCTGCATCCCAAGGTGTGTATAGTGAAAGAACAAATACTCTCACTGCCCCCCACCCCTACTTTATATGTCATATCTCACATTACTGCCCAGTTGTGTATTTCTGCAGTACGAAGAAGCACAAACTGCACCTGAGATTTGCTCCTGCGTAGATGTTGAAATGTTCCTCCAAATCTCAGTGTTTCCTAACAGGCTGGGACAGGAGGGCAGAGGCAGCGAGAAACCCCCACTGGCTTTTCCTCTCTTCAACACATCAATGCTTTGTTTTTGCATTTACAGAGAATAAACAGATGTCTTAAATGATGAGCAGCTGTGTTGAAGTCATTAGGCAGCTGCATATCATCATGGATATCTGCATGTATCACATTGAAGAGAGCAGGAGAGAGGGGAGCACTTATGTCCTCTATATCAGAttcaatctttttttatttgatgcAACACTGCCTTGCAATGATGCATGTATACGACCTAAAGGCTCCTGACCCAGCAACACTGAAAGCTACAAAGCCCCAATCCACATCATCGTGCCGGCACAACGGAACAATGCATACTGTAGGAGTTTCATCTTTTATTCAGCAAGGCACTTATGAAGAATTAATCTGACATTATCTGAGACGCTTTAAGCTGCAAGTTAAATATCACGTTCACCTCACAATGAGGTAATGTGTTGTTACCTAAAGTGTCCTCCTGAGTTATATTTTGAAGAATAAGTGTATACATATGAGAGTAGCCTGTATGAAATAAGAGCGCAGCAACAGATGGGAAGCTGCTACACCTAGTGGATTTAAGGCAGAAGGGCGAGGACCTTTAGAAGCAAGGCTTATGCACGGCCAATCGGACATGCTTATTATATCCAAGTTAATGAAGAAACTGTCAAATGTCTCAATCAGAACGGATCAGTGACACTCAAGTGGTTGCGAAAAGCTATGCAAAAAGCAGAGATTTAAAGGAAAGAAATGTCCATGACCTGGAGATTATAAAGCAATTATTAAGGAAGAAATGGAGGTCAAACTTACTTGTTCTatggtttaaaaaatatatattctacaGTTCAGCCAAAGTCAGTCATTTTTGTACAAAACATaatcttacatttattaaagCAGAAAACACTGTGCAGGAGAACAACATGAGCAGTTCAGACTAAAAGGACTTTACATTGGGTAGATAGTATACACACTTGATTTGATTAAGTTTGACATATTGTTATAAGCCAAACTTCAGAAAGCATTTTAGCACGGAACGAGGAGCATGATTTTGTCCTCTATATCCTACGCTGGAATCAAGTTAGGCAGGAGTCTCGTCGGGGTCAGTATGCAGAAGAGGAAGTATTGCAGTGAccaaaaacggttttaattctCATATAAGCGTGTGAGTATTATATTAAGTCTCTTCCTCTAAAAATGTTGCATTATCTATTCTCAACGGAGGTCagtcagtataataataataataataataataataactcctAAGGATATTGCCATAAACATATTGCCATTCTTCATCAATTTACTTGTATATTTTGCGAGGAATTGGATTTCCTCGACTTTCTTTCATATGAGTCCCAGGGTTTCACATTGCAAACATCTGAAACAGCAGGCTGGGGTTATGGGGCAATCAAAGCCATTAAAGACCTCACTAACAGCTTAATGCTGACTTTCAATTCAGAATGGGGGGAGCAAATGGACTGTGAAATATGTGCTAATCAGCGTTCGCTTACAAAGTGAGAGAAAAAGAGACGGTGCTGTTATCACTGAGTCTACACATATCCTTTCACAGAGCCATAAACATGGACAAGGACAATTAAACCAGGGACTGTAAAGGGACAGCTTGGCATAATACTGTGTTACAAAGTCTACTGTTCATTTAAAGTATGGTTTAAAAATACAGCTCACATATAACAAAAACACGTAGGCTCCAGGGTGTCCAAGCGCAAACTGAAAACACATGTTTGCAATTAAGACCATGTGAGACGTGCTATTTTGCAGAAAACATAATTTTTTGCAGACGTAATTTCACATCTTTAGAGGACTTTTGGCTGGATACATATTCATTAGAGTGCAACACCTCCCCATTAGGGCCACCCACATGAAGATCCGTCTACACAAAACATACAGTGGATCCTTTTCACTTTTTCAGTATACCGTGCTTTCATCTTCAGCTTTTGGCTTGTCACGTATACTTCAATGGTGCCTTGAATTATGTAAACAGAAACTCAACATAGCTTGAACAAGTGTAAAAAGGAAAGCAAAGCACTTTGACTCAAAAAGCCACTGTAGagctcaaaacacacacaaatatgtttGTCATTAGACAAGTGAATCCAAAGCTTGAGCAAAAGAGGAGATCAACAAGAGAACACAACAGGGTCAACTGTTTAATGTAATGTCAAACACATcaaatatatattgttttagCATTTAGATATGCATCATGATATAAACGACTCTAAGGGCTATCATAAATAAATATCTGTCATTGAAAAATGCTTTAGCACGTGTAAGAGTGCACTTCACAAAGCCAAAATTCGCCAAGTAAAGCCTCTTTTTATTCTAATAGAAGTATAAAATACAATATCCCTGCATATTCAAGGccaataaagaaaatatgtatttcccTTTAAGCTGGAAATGCAAGAAGAATAGGGAAAACAAATTGAGATAGCTACTATAAATTCAATCTGGTATTCGTCAATAATGAGACACTCTTATCTTTGTAAGAGGGCATTTACAAGACCAGAGAGTCATAAAGCTTCAGCTCCACTTCAGGTCCTTAATCAGGGCTTTTATAAGGTGCATGAGTTCAGCAGACACTCTTTTCCTATTGTTATCCCCACACATGTACATCACCTAGTGTGTATAATGCTGCTTCCTCTCAGGAGCGGTGGTACAGGCTGTGGCCGAGCTGCGAGGCGTACAGATGTGCAGCAGGGAGAATGGGGCCGCGGCCGTATGAGCAGGCCAGTCCGTAGAGAGCTGCCGGTCCAGCCTGCAGGTGAACACTGAGGGGAAGACCCAAGGATGGGAAGCCTGGGGGGAATAACGCTTTGGGCCCAATGCCAGCCGCTATTTTGAGTTTCTCCACGTCGGCCTCCTGAAGCCTTTTAGCTTTAGCTCGTCGGTTTTGGAAccagatcttgacctgggtctCGGACAGTGAGAGCGAGGAGGAGAAGTCGGCCCGTTCTGCGATGGAGAGGTACTGCTTCTGACGAAACCTTCTCTCCAGGGCCAGGAGCTGTGCAGTGGTGAAGGGAGTGCGAGGCTTGCGGTTGGTTTTGTGCTTCCTCAAGGAGCAAACTGCTGGACTGAGCTGCCCTACAGGACATGGGGAAGATGTGAGGCTGACATTTTGCAGAGCACCTTTCCAATAGTTAAATATTCAAAGTACTAAATAAGGGCtgacattattatttgtatacatGTATTTAACAGGAAATGATTCGACAACCATGTTGATACATCTGAATTATCAAGAGAATTGCAAAACATggcctttttttatttaatgtcacTTTAAAATAGTCTAAAATCATTAACTAATTTTGTAATCCCATGAGCAGCTTTTAACATACAAACCACAAATGAGAGGaaacatatttaaacatttatgAGTTAACCTATTATTGTTTACGGTTCTGCCTTTCATACGTGATTTTCCTTGTGACCTCTGAACCTTTTAATtgttttcttatatttattaCAACTATGCCTATCTCACCTTAAATCTATCACTTATGAACTTTGATTATCTAAAACATAACAGAAGATTGAATCCTACCTTGGATGATTTAAGGCACTAAATATATATTAACGATTATAGAAGGCATTATAACCAGTAAACGCCTATTAATACATCTTCCCAGACCTCACCCTGCATCACTTACGCTGTGGTGTTGACATCTTAATGGGGCTGGGTATCCAGGACACAGGGTCCCCTCTTCCCGATGGTTCTGATTTCATAGATAGGCCTACTAAATGTTGAGGAAACTCCTCCGGCCTGTGCGAGTGATTTCGAGGTGTCCTGTCGGTCGCATGCAGCGGCCTCGTGTCGGACATGAGCGCGTCCACACTGAAGGGCAGGCGCAACACCTGCTCCGCGCGCTTATTCTTCTCCTCGTCTGTAGCGTACCGGTCCCTCCGGTCTCCAGGGGAAGGCATGCTTTCCTTTTCAGGGCCGGGGTCGATAACTAATTCCAATCCAGCCAACACATAACTTTCTGTCACGTAGTGCAAACATGCGGGCTCCACACGAAGACAAAAAAACAGTTAAGGAGTAAATTGACAAAGTTGTGCCGGGAAAAAAAACTTTGGGAGGTTCTCGGAATTTCAGTCATGTTCAGGATTTGGGGAAGGCTTTTGATTGGACGGGATCACTGCAGGGCCACACCCCCAACTACACAGCAGGTTAGCTGCACATCAGTAATTATGCAGGGAGATGATTGTCTTAATCATAATTACCGACAGTAAGAGACTGTATTCAATTCactctgcacactgaatatgctTAGCTCACCTCGAAAGTACACAGGAAATGAGTCCTGATGGATGTCCTGAATTTCATATGCAAGGGACATTTGGATGAGATGGAGGCCTTGAATTTTGTTGTAGAAAACGTACTAATATAAGTAAATCAATCCAATGTCCTCTCTATCCAGCTGGTGATGGCCTTCTGTCTCTCGTTGCGTCAGTGTGACATCTGAAGAGCTACATTTCCACTTAACAAAAGCTGACAGAGCTCATTCAAGCCCGAACTCGTATGACCTGACAAAACAATTGCGATGGTAATCAATAAGAATCATGGAGCTTTAAAAAGTCAAATCTCACTGAAGAGAAAACACACACTTAAATGTGAGAGCCAGTTTGGAGATGGATTATGGTTTTGGGCAGGCTTTGAAATGACTGTCATTACATTGTTGTTATTAACACCTTGTAATTAGGTCTGTGGAATCCGGTTCTTTTAAGCAGGATTTAACGGTAATGATGGAAAATTGCTACCTTCCTGAGGTGTGTGGCGCCCGCTGCGATTAGTCCCAGTCtctgctctgttggaggagacaGAGGCGTCTCATGCCCGTTTGAAGCTCGTACCTGTAGGGCTCCGGAGTATTAGGAAACATCATGAGAAGTGCAGCCTCTCCTCTAACCACTGAGGTTCTGAGATTCAGTGTTCATTCAGCCAGGGAAAGACTTGCACAGCTGCTGATGCAAAATGAATGTGCTTTTTGCATGTCCTCTGCTCCGAGTTTCTATTTTTACTTTCATGTCTGTCTCCTTGTCTACCATGCAGGTCTATCCTAGAAGCCCACACA of Pseudochaenichthys georgianus chromosome 10, fPseGeo1.2, whole genome shotgun sequence contains these proteins:
- the LOC117453590 gene encoding homeobox protein MSX-2-like, with protein sequence MPSPGDRRDRYATDEEKNKRAEQVLRLPFSVDALMSDTRPLHATDRTPRNHSHRPEEFPQHLVGLSMKSEPSGRGDPVSWIPSPIKMSTPQRQLSPAVCSLRKHKTNRKPRTPFTTAQLLALERRFRQKQYLSIAERADFSSSLSLSETQVKIWFQNRRAKAKRLQEADVEKLKIAAGIGPKALFPPGFPSLGLPLSVHLQAGPAALYGLACSYGRGPILPAAHLYASQLGHSLYHRS